One Verrucomicrobiaceae bacterium genomic window carries:
- a CDS encoding tetratricopeptide repeat protein — MAGDGSSVSGLAGREIMRRYARIEDAKAAIARGDSLFLEGDYEGALASYKAALSAIPDAPYTQEWLEYARLKYADCAVVVAKERAKNGRYEEARQLLNEALGYFPNHKGARLLLKELDDPDRWPPALTSQHVENVGKVEKGLLLGHSAVEIGNYDQGIANFQDVLRVDPYNSAARRGMENAERKRMQYFKTAYDHQRAKLLAQVDEMWEDKVPSALPQQQVATTTNRSQSGYLTEKMDKIIFPTVQFQNATVDEAIEYLRLKSKDLDVFETDTTRKGVNIIIRTGETPGGASISLDLRNVPMSEALRYICDLAQMKYKVEAYAVVVVPLSDNNTEMFNRTYRVPPDFLNAGAAGGGAAAPVAAADPFAAPGGAAGGSGLAAKPTAKDVLSAQGITFPDGASASYTASTSTLVVRNTQPNLDLIESYVEELNKQGPKQVVITSKFVEVTQKNTEELGFDWILGGVGMNGNNVFAGGGSSGNGVPLSSANFPFGNSATIPPISITQSGNTSEVFPAQNVASVLGGPVPLGVPPTSPGGGGLMTAGLRSGGYALNNNSIDNLLSTGTALGTTSVAPGLLSVAGVFSDPQFQMVMRGLSQKKGVDLMSAPSVTTKGGTRATMEVTREFIYPTEFDPPQLPQGNSSGGGGLLGGGGTTLIATPTTPTAFEMRGTGVKLEAEPTVGPDGNAIELNLSPEVVEFDGFINYGSPIYSPSSFAYLRVEIPVTTTEFNYGTAYVPLSQPERLITPNVINQPIFSVRKVTTGVTVWDGQTVALGGLIREDVQDVEDKLPILGDLPFVGRLFRSESEQHYKRNLMIFVTANLIDPSGQRIKPQTQSTAPAVGASLLLPSVSPP; from the coding sequence ATGGCCGGTGACGGCTCGAGTGTTTCTGGTTTAGCTGGCCGTGAAATCATGCGCCGCTACGCACGCATCGAAGACGCGAAAGCTGCCATCGCCCGTGGCGATAGCCTCTTCCTGGAAGGTGACTATGAGGGAGCTCTTGCCTCTTATAAAGCAGCACTCTCCGCCATCCCGGATGCGCCATACACCCAAGAGTGGCTCGAATATGCCCGTCTGAAGTACGCAGACTGCGCCGTCGTAGTCGCCAAGGAGCGTGCCAAAAACGGACGTTACGAAGAAGCTCGCCAACTTCTCAATGAAGCACTGGGCTACTTCCCTAATCATAAGGGTGCCAGACTCCTCCTCAAAGAGCTAGACGATCCAGATCGCTGGCCGCCTGCACTCACCTCACAGCACGTCGAAAACGTCGGCAAAGTCGAAAAAGGTCTCCTTCTTGGTCACAGCGCTGTCGAAATTGGCAATTACGATCAAGGCATCGCCAACTTCCAGGACGTTCTTCGTGTGGATCCTTACAACTCAGCTGCCCGCCGTGGCATGGAAAACGCTGAGCGCAAACGCATGCAGTATTTCAAGACTGCCTACGACCACCAGCGTGCCAAGCTCCTCGCTCAGGTCGATGAAATGTGGGAAGATAAAGTCCCTTCGGCGCTGCCTCAGCAACAGGTGGCCACCACCACGAACCGCAGTCAAAGCGGTTACCTCACGGAGAAAATGGACAAAATCATTTTCCCCACCGTGCAGTTTCAAAATGCCACGGTCGATGAAGCTATTGAATACTTACGTCTCAAGAGTAAAGACCTCGACGTTTTTGAGACCGATACAACACGCAAAGGTGTCAATATCATCATCCGCACAGGCGAAACTCCCGGCGGAGCTTCAATCAGTCTCGATCTGCGCAACGTCCCAATGTCTGAGGCTCTTCGTTACATCTGCGACCTTGCTCAGATGAAGTATAAAGTGGAAGCCTATGCCGTGGTTGTTGTTCCTCTTTCAGATAACAACACAGAAATGTTCAACCGCACCTACCGTGTGCCGCCAGATTTCCTCAATGCCGGTGCTGCTGGCGGCGGTGCCGCTGCTCCAGTTGCTGCCGCAGATCCATTTGCCGCACCCGGTGGTGCTGCGGGTGGTTCTGGCCTAGCCGCGAAACCCACTGCGAAAGATGTTCTTTCAGCCCAGGGTATCACCTTCCCAGATGGCGCATCAGCCTCCTATACCGCTTCTACTTCAACCTTAGTCGTTCGCAACACCCAGCCCAACCTAGACCTCATCGAATCCTACGTTGAAGAGCTGAACAAACAAGGACCTAAACAGGTGGTGATAACTTCCAAGTTTGTCGAAGTTACACAAAAAAATACTGAGGAGTTGGGCTTTGATTGGATTTTGGGAGGAGTAGGAATGAACGGTAATAACGTTTTTGCAGGAGGTGGCTCTTCAGGAAATGGCGTCCCTCTTAGTAGTGCAAATTTTCCATTTGGAAATTCCGCAACAATTCCTCCGATTTCAATAACTCAGTCAGGTAACACATCCGAAGTTTTCCCAGCCCAAAACGTCGCTTCGGTATTAGGGGGGCCAGTTCCTTTAGGAGTGCCGCCAACAAGTCCAGGAGGCGGCGGCTTGATGACAGCGGGATTACGATCAGGTGGCTATGCTTTAAATAACAACAGCATAGACAACCTTCTCTCTACAGGGACAGCATTGGGGACAACGTCGGTAGCGCCTGGTTTGTTATCTGTTGCAGGTGTTTTTAGTGATCCACAGTTTCAAATGGTGATGAGGGGTCTCAGTCAGAAAAAAGGTGTAGACTTGATGAGTGCCCCAAGTGTCACAACAAAAGGTGGAACAAGAGCTACAATGGAAGTTACTCGCGAATTTATTTATCCTACCGAATTTGACCCGCCACAACTGCCTCAGGGTAATAGTTCCGGTGGGGGGGGGTTGCTTGGTGGTGGTGGAACGACTTTGATTGCCACACCTACTACGCCAACAGCATTTGAAATGCGTGGAACCGGGGTAAAGTTAGAAGCAGAGCCAACGGTGGGCCCGGATGGCAACGCAATCGAACTTAACTTATCTCCGGAGGTAGTGGAATTTGATGGGTTTATAAACTACGGCTCACCTATCTATTCGCCATCAAGTTTCGCGTATTTGCGAGTTGAGATCCCGGTTACGACAACCGAATTTAATTATGGAACAGCATACGTTCCTCTATCCCAACCTGAGCGTTTGATTACTCCAAACGTAATCAATCAGCCAATTTTTTCAGTTCGCAAAGTCACAACTGGAGTGACTGTCTGGGATGGGCAAACTGTAGCGCTGGGAGGATTAATACGCGAAGATGTTCAAGATGTGGAAGATAAGCTGCCAATCCTTGGAGACTTACCATTTGTCGGAAGACTATTTCGATCTGAGTCCGAGCAGCATTACAAAAGAAATTTGATGATTTTTGTTACTGCAAACCTTATCGATCCCTCAGGGCAACGAATTAAGCCACAAACCCAATCCACAGCGCCCGCTGTTGGAGCATCACTACTGCTTCCCTCCGTATCTCCCCCTTGA
- a CDS encoding transposase yields the protein MVNLPIEYSDKPVTPFGGMALMKRFVDQTGIREHLATLDLPQGGSNRAYDPVQIIESFWLSIWTGASRYIHCDWLRQDQTLAAIFGYESLPSQSTYSRFFGKFSQARNTVVFPALQKWFFAQINVGAVTVDFDSTVITRDGSQEGAAKGCNPNRKGAQLAPSAHGLHQPDTHGSQRMAAPGQHGSVLQLRRVHARDFR from the coding sequence ATGGTGAATCTACCGATTGAATACTCCGACAAGCCTGTGACGCCCTTTGGCGGCATGGCGTTGATGAAGCGTTTTGTGGATCAGACTGGTATCCGCGAACATCTGGCCACCTTGGATCTGCCTCAAGGCGGGTCGAATCGAGCGTATGATCCGGTGCAGATCATCGAAAGCTTTTGGCTCAGCATCTGGACGGGAGCCAGTCGCTACATCCACTGCGATTGGTTGCGCCAGGATCAAACGCTCGCAGCCATTTTTGGCTATGAGAGCCTGCCGAGCCAAAGCACCTACAGCCGATTCTTCGGCAAGTTCTCTCAGGCACGCAACACGGTGGTGTTCCCAGCATTACAGAAGTGGTTCTTTGCGCAAATCAACGTGGGAGCAGTGACGGTGGACTTCGACAGCACGGTCATCACGCGCGATGGCAGCCAGGAAGGCGCTGCCAAGGGCTGCAACCCCAACCGCAAAGGGGCGCAACTCGCACCATCCGCTCATGGCCTTCATCAGCCAGACACGCATGGTAGCCAACGCATGGCTGCGCCCGGGCAACACGGCAGCGTGCTCCAATTGCGTCGAGTTCATGCGCGAGACTTTCGATGA
- a CDS encoding transposase produces MFKVLVLQKFHGLSDDAKTLWDFKQRIEEDGREGGRKLFDTFGQMLESKGIVAREGSIVDASFTEAPRQRNSREANQRIRQGERPEEFDENPAVGRQKDSEARWTKKNNESHYGWKNHVKADLKTKIILNSTTTPASVHDSQVFEPGLCN; encoded by the coding sequence ATGTTCAAAGTCCTTGTGCTACAGAAGTTCCACGGCCTCAGCGACGACGCCAAAACACTCTGGGACTTCAAGCAACGCATCGAAGAGGACGGTCGCGAAGGCGGTCGCAAACTCTTCGACACCTTCGGCCAGATGCTCGAAAGCAAAGGCATCGTCGCGCGAGAAGGCAGCATCGTGGACGCCAGCTTCACGGAAGCCCCACGCCAGCGCAACAGCCGCGAGGCGAACCAGCGCATCAGGCAGGGCGAACGCCCTGAAGAGTTCGACGAGAACCCCGCCGTGGGCCGCCAGAAAGACAGCGAAGCACGCTGGACGAAGAAGAACAACGAGTCGCACTACGGCTGGAAGAACCATGTGAAGGCCGACTTGAAAACCAAGATCATCCTGAACTCCACCACCACGCCCGCCAGCGTGCACGACAGCCAGGTGTTTGAACCCGGATTATGCAATTGA
- the pilM gene encoding type IV pilus assembly protein PilM, with translation MADSKSIAVINLGSQRVSGAVFGRTGGGDLILKRQDIVDMDGDPSVDVSRMPQLRIAVQELVAKLKIKGQTSWYTVAGHTVFTRFVKLPPVAADKVGQIVEFEAKQNVPFPIDEVTWDYEFISEPGSIETEVVLVAMKTDALNEIHEQVVDSGVKPVGVDLAPAALYNAFRYNYPDADEPVLIIDLGARSTNLIFAEEGRFFTRNLLVGGAAVTNAIAKEFGVSFHEAESQKCSQGFVALGGAVEDHPDEAINAMSKVMRNSMTRLHSEVMRTINYYKAQQGGSAPRRVLLAGGGAAAGYVNEFFAEKLKLPVEIFDSLRGVQIDRGTNEAAARAASASMGELVGLALRSGGGCPCELDLVPDAIATARDASRRAPALIVAGLCLFGALGAGIFWNQKATEAVEARQQKLNSEAGGLIQIGLQIQALDAKQAELVQRGGQLQSLVNERSWWVRLLNDLNQSFSNDVLWLTVIEPLKDGKPLTQPLWGGSEEESSSGSAASETKSKSKGAAPTEPKYELRIRGLYRMNSEGDQQVVTDYAAKIAKLEHFGVTDFNTNKDAYLVKLETSAAENLFAYPFEIKLPLKNHPQFK, from the coding sequence ATGGCAGACTCCAAAAGCATCGCAGTCATCAACTTAGGCTCCCAGCGCGTCAGCGGGGCCGTCTTCGGCAGGACCGGCGGCGGAGACCTAATCCTCAAGCGTCAGGACATAGTCGATATGGACGGCGACCCTAGTGTCGATGTCAGTCGTATGCCACAGCTCCGCATCGCCGTGCAGGAGCTTGTCGCGAAACTGAAGATTAAAGGGCAAACATCCTGGTATACCGTGGCGGGACACACCGTCTTCACTCGCTTTGTGAAGCTGCCTCCCGTCGCGGCCGATAAAGTCGGTCAAATCGTCGAATTTGAGGCCAAACAGAATGTGCCTTTCCCCATCGACGAGGTCACTTGGGATTACGAATTCATCAGCGAACCCGGCTCTATCGAAACGGAAGTCGTGCTCGTCGCCATGAAGACTGATGCGCTCAATGAAATCCATGAGCAAGTCGTCGATAGTGGCGTGAAGCCCGTCGGGGTCGATCTGGCGCCTGCCGCCCTCTACAATGCCTTCCGCTACAACTACCCTGATGCCGATGAGCCCGTGCTCATCATCGACCTCGGAGCACGCTCCACCAACCTGATCTTTGCCGAAGAAGGCCGCTTCTTCACTCGCAACCTCCTCGTAGGTGGGGCTGCTGTCACCAACGCGATCGCCAAGGAATTCGGTGTCTCCTTTCATGAGGCCGAGTCCCAGAAATGCTCTCAGGGCTTTGTCGCCCTCGGTGGAGCAGTCGAGGACCATCCAGACGAGGCGATCAACGCCATGTCCAAGGTCATGCGCAACTCCATGACTCGCCTGCACAGCGAAGTGATGCGCACCATCAACTACTACAAAGCCCAACAGGGCGGATCAGCTCCCCGCCGTGTACTCCTCGCAGGTGGTGGTGCCGCAGCCGGATACGTAAACGAATTCTTCGCTGAGAAGCTCAAGCTACCCGTAGAGATCTTTGACAGCTTGCGTGGCGTCCAAATTGATCGCGGAACCAACGAAGCAGCCGCCCGCGCCGCCTCCGCGAGCATGGGTGAGCTAGTCGGACTCGCCTTGCGCTCAGGTGGAGGCTGTCCATGCGAGCTCGATCTCGTCCCTGATGCCATCGCCACAGCCCGTGATGCCTCACGCCGTGCTCCCGCGCTCATTGTTGCTGGTCTTTGCCTTTTCGGAGCCCTCGGAGCTGGGATTTTCTGGAATCAAAAAGCTACGGAAGCCGTCGAGGCACGTCAGCAAAAGCTCAATTCAGAGGCTGGCGGTCTCATCCAGATCGGTCTGCAAATCCAGGCCCTGGATGCCAAGCAAGCCGAACTCGTGCAGCGTGGTGGTCAGCTCCAGTCCCTCGTCAATGAGCGCTCCTGGTGGGTTCGTCTCCTCAATGATCTCAATCAGTCTTTCTCCAACGATGTGCTATGGCTCACCGTCATCGAGCCATTGAAGGACGGGAAACCCCTCACACAGCCACTCTGGGGTGGTTCCGAAGAAGAATCCAGCTCCGGTAGCGCAGCCTCCGAAACGAAAAGCAAATCCAAAGGCGCTGCTCCAACTGAACCGAAGTATGAACTGCGTATCCGCGGCCTCTATCGCATGAATAGCGAGGGCGATCAGCAGGTCGTTACCGATTATGCAGCCAAAATCGCCAAATTAGAGCACTTCGGCGTCACGGACTTCAATACGAACAAGGACGCCTATCTCGTAAAACTCGAAACCAGCGCTGCGGAAAACCTCTTCGCCTACCCCTTCGAGATCAAACTGCCTCTCAAAAATCATCCCCAATTTAAATAA
- a CDS encoding redox-sensing transcriptional repressor Rex, whose amino-acid sequence MPGSKPPSPPRKAIYRLSIYLRCLQKLQENRVDTVSSAALAKAAGVKSTQLRKDLAYFGQLGTRGLGYNVESLRKMIGDVLGQNRLQPVILIGVGNLGSALLRYGGFRKEGFEITAAFDVLPKSGGQFSVPVLPMTGLADYITKNSVKMAILTVPAVQGQSVCNELVAHGIQAILNFSPTVLETPENVVVNSVDLAVELENLSYFIR is encoded by the coding sequence GTGCCAGGATCGAAGCCCCCATCGCCGCCACGGAAGGCCATTTACCGGCTTTCCATTTACCTGCGCTGCTTGCAGAAGCTGCAGGAAAATCGCGTGGACACGGTGTCCTCTGCGGCCTTGGCAAAGGCTGCCGGAGTGAAGTCCACACAGTTGCGAAAGGATTTGGCCTACTTCGGCCAGCTCGGCACGCGGGGGCTCGGTTATAATGTCGAGTCACTGCGCAAAATGATCGGTGATGTGCTCGGCCAGAACCGCCTCCAGCCAGTGATCCTCATTGGCGTGGGGAATCTGGGCTCGGCTCTGCTGCGCTACGGCGGCTTCCGCAAGGAGGGCTTTGAGATCACGGCCGCTTTTGATGTGCTGCCGAAGTCTGGTGGTCAATTCTCCGTGCCGGTGCTGCCGATGACGGGGCTGGCCGACTATATTACCAAAAATAGCGTCAAAATGGCCATCCTCACCGTGCCTGCTGTGCAGGGCCAATCGGTGTGCAATGAACTCGTCGCCCACGGCATCCAGGCCATCCTAAATTTCTCCCCCACTGTGCTGGAGACACCCGAGAATGTGGTCGTCAATAGTGTGGACCTCGCCGTGGAACTCGAGAATCTGAGTTACTTCATCCGCTGA
- the gltB gene encoding glutamate synthase large subunit produces MNNPGLPPAQGLYDPRNEHDACGVGFVCHMKGKKSHKIVADALQILENLYHRGACVEENTGDGAGILIQTPHKFLVKVANAAGFELPAQGQYGVANVFTTRGGDSWAKTKAEFEKVAAAEGMPVIGWRELPVDNSTLGKSAKASEPLVRQVFVKRHAAALDDLSFERKLYVLRKVAHNAIRVSKVDPVWYAPSFSCRTLVYKGMLTPHQVGGYFLDLSDEAMESALALVHSRFSTNTFPNWERSHPYRYIAHNGEINTLRGNISWMLARQSLFASELFGDDIQKIKPVINVDGSDSTIFDNCLELLVLSGRSLPHSMMMMIPEPWSGHESMSEAKKAFYEYHSCLIEPWDGPASVAFTDGTMMGATLDRNGLRPSRYYVTHDDLVIMGSEAGVLPVDPANVKLKGRLQPGKMFIVNMEEGRIVPDDEIKEKIAAEKPYREWLDKNLVKLADIAEGAPAPLPDHETMLKRQQAFGYTWEDLRMLMTPMARDGVEAIGSMGTDIPIAVLSNKAKLLYDYFKQLFAQVTNPPIDCIREEIVTSPITTIGREGNLLDPKPESCHLIELKTPILSNEELAKLKGIASGEFASATLDITFDPKLGEKGLEAAMDAICAQADDLIKKGRNILILTDRAVSASKAPIPALLAVGGLHHHLIRQGTRTQCDIVLESGEPREVHHFCTLIGYGCGAINPYLAFETLDDMIRQGLLVNVDHKKAVYNFIKAATKGVIKVASKIGISTMQSYRGAQIFEAVGLCKSVVEKYFTWTATRVEGSDIKVIAEECIQRHQRGFPDRDSQVHALDVGGDYQWRKVGEAHLFNPLTIHTLQKAVRTGNYETFKQYSSLVNTQVKQIYTLRGLLDFKAQTPVPLDEVESVESIMKRFKTGAMSYGSISSEAHESLAIAMNRIGGKSNTGEGGEDPERYTWTNEKGDSKNSAIKQVASGRFGVTSLYLSQAKEIQIKMAQGAKPGEGGQLPGGKVYPWIAKVRHSTPGVGLISPPPHHDIYSIEDLAQLIHDLKNANRAARISVKLVSEVGVGTIAAGVAKAHADVVLISGYDGGTGASPQTSVKHAGLPWELGLAETHQTLLLNNLRSKIVVEADGQMKTGRDIVIAALLGAEEFGFATAPLVTMGCIMMRVCHLNTCPVGVATQDPQLRAKFSGDPEYAVNFMKFIAMEVRELMAQLGFRKLEDMVGRTDMLEARHAVDHWKARGIDLSNLLYSPKVGPEVGKFCSESQDHGIDKSMDITTLLPLCKDAIEKGEKVKATLPIRNVNRTVGTILGNEITKRHWQGLPDDTVHLHFQGSAGQSFGAFVPKGVTLEIEGDTNDYIGKGLSGGRLLVYPPAASTFVAEENIIAGNTALYGATSGELFLRGMAGERFAVRNSGVDTVVEGVGDHGCEYMTGGRVVVLGTTGRNFAAGMSGGIAYVLDEKGDFATRCNAGMVDLLKLEDKEEIDSLYELIKKHADLTKSQKAFKVIALWEQSVPQFVKVLPRDYARVLKALKKAKDDGLVGDDALIAAFESNSKDAARVGGG; encoded by the coding sequence ATGAACAACCCTGGTCTTCCCCCCGCTCAAGGTCTCTACGATCCGCGAAACGAGCATGACGCATGCGGCGTCGGCTTTGTCTGTCATATGAAGGGGAAAAAATCTCACAAGATCGTGGCGGATGCTCTGCAGATTCTTGAGAATCTCTACCACCGTGGCGCTTGTGTGGAAGAGAACACGGGTGACGGCGCTGGCATTCTGATCCAGACGCCGCACAAGTTCCTCGTGAAAGTCGCCAATGCGGCGGGTTTTGAGCTTCCGGCCCAGGGTCAGTATGGCGTGGCGAATGTGTTCACCACGCGTGGTGGCGATTCGTGGGCGAAAACGAAGGCGGAATTTGAAAAAGTGGCCGCTGCGGAAGGTATGCCCGTCATCGGCTGGCGTGAGCTGCCGGTGGATAACTCGACGCTGGGCAAATCCGCGAAGGCGAGCGAGCCGCTGGTGCGCCAGGTGTTTGTGAAGCGCCATGCGGCGGCGCTGGATGATCTTTCCTTTGAGCGGAAGCTCTATGTGCTGCGCAAGGTGGCTCACAATGCCATCCGCGTGTCCAAAGTGGACCCGGTGTGGTATGCACCGAGCTTTTCCTGCCGCACGCTGGTCTATAAAGGCATGCTTACACCGCATCAGGTCGGTGGCTATTTCCTCGATCTGAGTGATGAGGCTATGGAATCGGCGCTGGCGCTGGTTCATAGCCGTTTCTCGACGAATACCTTCCCGAACTGGGAGCGCTCGCACCCTTACCGCTACATCGCTCACAATGGCGAAATCAACACGCTGCGTGGGAACATTAGCTGGATGCTGGCTCGTCAGTCGCTGTTTGCGTCGGAGCTGTTTGGCGATGACATCCAGAAGATCAAGCCGGTCATCAATGTGGACGGCTCGGACTCGACCATCTTTGACAACTGCCTCGAACTCCTCGTGCTGAGCGGTCGTAGCCTGCCGCACTCGATGATGATGATGATTCCTGAGCCGTGGAGCGGCCATGAGTCGATGAGCGAGGCGAAAAAGGCCTTCTACGAGTATCATTCCTGCCTCATTGAGCCCTGGGACGGCCCTGCCTCCGTGGCCTTCACCGATGGTACGATGATGGGAGCCACGCTGGATCGCAATGGTCTGCGTCCTTCCCGTTATTATGTGACGCATGACGATCTGGTCATCATGGGTTCGGAAGCGGGCGTGCTGCCGGTCGATCCGGCCAATGTGAAGCTCAAAGGCCGTCTGCAGCCCGGGAAAATGTTCATCGTGAACATGGAAGAAGGCCGCATCGTGCCGGACGACGAGATCAAAGAGAAGATCGCCGCCGAGAAGCCCTACCGCGAGTGGCTCGACAAGAACCTCGTGAAGCTGGCGGACATCGCCGAAGGTGCTCCTGCACCGCTGCCGGACCATGAGACGATGCTGAAGCGCCAGCAGGCCTTTGGTTACACCTGGGAAGACCTCCGCATGTTGATGACGCCGATGGCCCGCGATGGCGTGGAGGCGATTGGCTCGATGGGAACGGACATCCCCATCGCCGTGCTCTCGAACAAGGCCAAGCTGCTCTACGATTACTTCAAGCAGCTCTTCGCTCAGGTCACGAATCCGCCCATCGACTGCATCCGCGAGGAAATCGTCACGTCGCCCATCACGACCATCGGTCGCGAGGGCAACCTGCTCGATCCGAAGCCGGAAAGCTGCCATTTGATCGAGCTGAAGACGCCGATCCTCAGCAACGAGGAGCTCGCGAAGCTCAAAGGCATCGCCAGCGGCGAATTTGCCTCCGCGACGCTCGACATCACCTTTGACCCGAAATTGGGCGAAAAAGGCCTCGAAGCCGCCATGGACGCGATTTGCGCCCAAGCAGACGATTTGATCAAAAAAGGCCGCAACATCCTCATTTTGACAGATCGCGCCGTTTCGGCCTCGAAGGCTCCGATCCCGGCTTTGCTGGCTGTGGGCGGTCTGCATCATCATTTGATCCGCCAAGGCACCCGCACGCAGTGCGACATCGTGCTGGAATCCGGCGAGCCGCGTGAAGTGCATCACTTCTGCACGCTGATCGGTTACGGCTGCGGAGCGATCAATCCTTACCTCGCCTTTGAAACGCTCGACGACATGATCCGCCAGGGTCTGCTCGTTAATGTCGATCACAAGAAGGCGGTTTATAACTTCATCAAGGCCGCCACGAAGGGCGTCATCAAAGTGGCGTCGAAGATCGGCATCAGCACGATGCAGAGTTATCGCGGTGCTCAAATTTTTGAAGCCGTGGGCCTCTGCAAGAGCGTGGTGGAAAAATACTTCACCTGGACTGCCACCCGTGTGGAAGGCAGCGACATCAAGGTGATCGCCGAGGAGTGCATCCAGCGTCATCAGCGCGGCTTCCCGGATCGCGATTCGCAGGTGCATGCGCTCGATGTGGGCGGTGACTACCAGTGGCGTAAAGTAGGTGAAGCTCACCTCTTCAACCCGCTGACGATCCACACGCTGCAAAAAGCCGTCCGCACGGGTAACTACGAGACCTTCAAGCAATACTCTTCGCTGGTGAACACGCAGGTGAAGCAGATCTACACGCTGCGTGGCCTGCTGGATTTCAAGGCGCAGACTCCGGTGCCGCTCGATGAAGTCGAGAGCGTCGAGAGTATCATGAAGCGCTTCAAAACCGGCGCGATGAGCTACGGCTCCATCTCCAGCGAAGCGCATGAGTCCCTGGCCATCGCCATGAACCGCATCGGCGGTAAATCGAACACCGGTGAAGGTGGCGAAGACCCCGAGCGCTACACTTGGACCAATGAAAAGGGCGATTCGAAGAACTCCGCGATCAAGCAGGTCGCCTCGGGTCGCTTTGGCGTCACCAGCCTCTACTTGAGCCAGGCAAAGGAAATCCAGATCAAGATGGCCCAGGGTGCGAAGCCCGGTGAAGGCGGCCAGCTTCCTGGCGGCAAAGTGTATCCCTGGATCGCGAAGGTGCGTCACTCGACGCCGGGCGTGGGCCTCATCTCGCCGCCTCCGCATCATGACATCTACTCCATCGAGGATTTGGCTCAGCTCATCCACGATTTGAAGAACGCGAACCGCGCCGCACGCATCAGCGTCAAACTGGTCTCCGAGGTCGGTGTCGGCACCATCGCCGCGGGCGTCGCCAAGGCCCACGCCGATGTCGTCCTGATCTCCGGATACGACGGCGGCACGGGCGCCTCGCCGCAAACCTCGGTGAAGCACGCGGGCCTGCCGTGGGAACTTGGTCTCGCTGAAACGCATCAGACGTTGCTCCTGAACAACCTGCGCTCGAAAATCGTCGTCGAGGCCGATGGCCAGATGAAGACCGGCCGCGACATCGTCATCGCCGCGCTGCTCGGTGCTGAGGAGTTTGGCTTTGCCACCGCGCCGCTCGTCACCATGGGCTGTATCATGATGCGTGTCTGCCATCTAAATACCTGCCCCGTCGGCGTCGCCACGCAGGACCCGCAGCTCCGTGCGAAATTCAGCGGCGATCCCGAATACGCCGTGAACTTCATGAAGTTCATCGCCATGGAAGTGCGCGAACTCATGGCGCAGCTCGGCTTCCGCAAGCTGGAGGACATGGTGGGCCGCACCGACATGCTCGAAGCACGTCACGCCGTCGATCATTGGAAAGCTCGCGGCATCGACCTCAGCAACTTGCTTTACAGCCCGAAAGTGGGTCCCGAAGTTGGCAAATTCTGCTCCGAGTCCCAGGACCACGGCATCGACAAGAGCATGGACATCACCACGCTGCTGCCGCTTTGCAAAGACGCCATCGAGAAGGGCGAGAAGGTCAAGGCCACGCTCCCCATCCGCAATGTCAACCGCACCGTCGGCACCATCCTCGGCAACGAGATCACCAAGCGTCACTGGCAGGGCCTGCCGGACGACACCGTGCACCTGCACTTCCAGGGCAGCGCCGGTCAGAGCTTCGGCGCGTTCGTTCCGAAAGGCGTCACGCTCGAAATCGAAGGCGATACGAACGACTACATCGGCAAAGGCCTCAGCGGCGGACGCCTCCTCGTCTATCCGCCTGCGGCCAGCACCTTTGTTGCCGAGGAAAACATCATCGCGGGCAACACCGCGCTGTATGGCGCCACCAGTGGCGAGCTCTTCCTGCGCGGCATGGCCGGTGAACGCTTCGCCGTGCGTAACAGCGGTGTGGATACCGTCGTCGAAGGCGTGGGTGACCACGGCTGCGAATACATGACCGGTGGCCGCGTCGTCGTGCTCGGCACCACGGGCCGCAACTTCGCCGCAGGCATGTCCGGCGGTATCGCCTACGTGCTCGACGAGAAGGGCGACTTTGCCACCCGCTGCAACGCCGGCATGGTCGATCTGCTCAAGCTGGAGGACAAAGAGGAGATCGACAGCCTCTACGAACTCATCAAGAAGCACGCCGACCTCACCAAGAGCCAGAAGGCCTTCAAAGTCATCGCCCTCTGGGAGCAGAGCGTGCCGCAGTTCGTCAAAGTGCTGCCTCGCGACTACGCCCGCGTGCTCAAAGCCCTCAAGAAAGCCAAAGACGACGGCCTCGTCGGCGACGACGCCCTCATCGCCGCCTTTGAGAGCAACTCCAAGGACGCCGCCCGTGTGGGTGGGGGTTAA